One segment of Solanum stenotomum isolate F172 chromosome 1, ASM1918654v1, whole genome shotgun sequence DNA contains the following:
- the LOC125841285 gene encoding G-type lectin S-receptor-like serine/threonine-protein kinase LECRK2 produces MTFLAMLLVGLFLFPLSAIAQSYQNVSLGSSLTTSDVTSFWSSPSDEFALGFQKIGNESRYLLAIWFNKITDKTIVWSANRNNLALDGSKVQLSADGRLVLTDPNGQEMWARGMANDQLAYGAMLDNGNFVLATSSSDTLWQSFNEPTDTILPGQVLNQDNSLVSSFSDTNVSSGRFEFILQTDGNLVLYTVNYPAETTNAAYWSPMSVGSGYQVIFNQSGFIFLQAKNGTLINSISSNVENSRSQSMYHRAILEYDGVFRHYVHPKSSGREPMAWSSLYNIPDNICLSIRQRTGGGACGFNSLCSIGTDQRPRCDCPLGYILDDPNDKLGSCRQNFSEQNCNHESREVESFTFHEMLDTNWPDSDYESHRDVSEDWCRQNCLNDCFCDVAIYSDDNICWKKRYPLSNGRVGPTIGGKALIKIRKDNSTVGTPNVEIRKKKNQSTLIISGSVLLASSVFMNLFLILLALLYIFKFIGKKQKRTAPYSAVPGVNLRSFSYKELEQATNGFKEELGTGAFSTVYKAVLDDENGKVVAVKKLRNMVTEGEGEEVFEAEVNSISRTNHKNLVQLLGFCNEGQHRLLVYEHMKTGSIAHLLFKDSRLSWSKRVQVAIDTAKGLCYLHEECSTQIIHCDIKPQNVLLDENLTAKIADFGMAKLLKKHQTQTITRIRGTKGYVAPDWFRSMPVTVKVDVYSFGVLLLELICCRKNYEQDVANENEMILLEWAYDCYRRNKLHLLVGDDEEALEDIKRFEKFLLVAIWCIQENLASRPNMKKVMLMLEGSVEVSIPPDPFSFVDSI; encoded by the coding sequence ATGACTTTTTTAGCTATGCTTCTTGTTGGTCTCTTCTTGTTTCCCCTTTCAGCCATTGCTCAATCTTACCAAAATGTTAGTTTGGGTTCATCACTCACTACAAGTGATGTTACTAGCTTTTGGTCATCCCCATCTGATGAATTCGCTTTGGGCTTCCAAAAAATTGGAAATGAATCAAGGTACTTACTAGCCATATGGTTCAACAAAATCACAGACAAAACCATAGTTTGGTCAGCCAATAGGAATAATCTTGCCTTAGATGGATCCAAAGTTCAGCTCTCCGCGGATGGAAGACTAGTCCTCACTGATCCAAATGGTCAAGAGATGTGGGCTCGTGGCATGGCGAATGATCAATTGGCCTATGGAGCCATGCTTGATAACGGAAACTTTGTGCTAGCAACTAGTAGTTCAGACACTCTATGGCAGAGTTTTAATGAGCCCACCGATACAATTTTGCCTGGTCAAGTACTTAACCAAGATAACAGTCTTGTTTCAAGTTTCTCTGACACAAATGTATCGAGTGGGAGGTTTGAGTTCATACTTCAAACTGATGGAAATCTAGTGCTTTACACAGTCAATTATCCAGCTGAGACAACAAATGCTGCATATTGGTCACCTATGTCAGTTGGCAGTGGTTATCAGGTGATCTTCAATCAATCAggctttatttttcttcaagcAAAGAATGGAACTTTGATAAATTCAATATCTTCTAATGTGGAAAATTCAAGAAGCCAATCAATGTATCATCGAGCGATTCTTGAATATGATGGAGTTTTTAGGCACTATGTCCATCCGAAATCTTCTGGTAGGGAACCGATGGCATGGTCTAGTTTGTATAACATTCCTGATAACATCTGTTTGTCTATCAGGCAACGTACAGGAGGGGGTGCCTGTGGTTTCAACAGCCTATGCTCAATAGGAACTGATCAGAGGCCGAGATGTGATTGTCCACTCGGATATATCTTGGATGATCCGAATGACAAATTAGGCAGCTGCAGACAAAATTTCTCTGAGCAAAACTGTAACCATGAATCGCGAGAAGTTGAGTCTTTCACATTCCACGAAATGTTGGATACTAACTGGCCTGACTCTGATTATGAGTCTCACCGCGATGTTTCAGAGGATTGGTGCAGACAGAATTGCTTGAATGATTGTTTTTGTGATGTTGCCATTTACAGTGACGACAACATCTGTTGGAAGAAAAGGTATCCTCTTTCAAATGGGAGAGTAGGTCCAACGATCGGAGGGAAGGCTTTGATAAAAATAAGGAAAGACAACTCCACAGTGGGAACACCAAAtgttgaaataagaaaaaagaaaaatcagtcTACTCTGATCATTTCTGGTTCTGTGTTGTTGGCCAGTTCagttttcatgaatttgttCTTAATTCTTTTGGCCCTATTGTACATTTTTAAGTTTATAGGGAAAAAACAAAAGAGGACTGCACCGTATTCAGCTGTTCCAGGAGTGAACTTAAGAAGTTTTAGCTACAAAGAGCTAGAACAAGCTACAAATGGATTCAAGGAAGAATTAGGAACTGGAGCTTTCTCAACAGTTTACAAAGCGGTTCTTGATGATGAAAATGGGAAAGTCGTTGCTGTCAAAAAACTCCGAAACATGGTAacagaaggagaaggagaagaagtaTTTGAAGCTGAAGTGAATTCAATCAGCAGGACTAATCACAAGAACTTGGTCCAACTCCTTGGATTCTGCAACGAAGGCCAACACCGCCTTTTGGTATATGAACACATGAAAACCGGCTCAATAGCACACTTGCTATTCAAAGATTCTAGGCTTAGTTGGTCCAAAAGGGTACAAGTTGCCATCGACACTGCCAAAGGACTTTGTTATTTGCATGAAGAGTGCAGTacccaaattatacattgtgACATCAAGCCCCAAAATGTGCTTTTGGATGAAAATTTGACAGCAAAAATAGCAGATTTTGGTATGGCCAAGCTACTGAAAAAACATCAGACTCAAACAATCACTAGGATACGTGGAACCAAAGGGTACGTAGCCCCAGACTGGTTCAGAAGCATGCCTGTAACTGTGAAGGTTGATGTGTACAGCTTCGGGGTCTTGCTCTTGGAGTTGATTTGCTGCAGAAAAAACTATGAGCAGGATGTGGCAAACGAGAACGAAATGATACTACTGGAGTGGGCTTATGATTGCTATAGAAGAAATAAGTTGCATTTACTTGTAGGCGATGATGAAGAGGCATTAGAAGATATCAAGAGATTCgagaagttcttgttggttgcAATTTGGTGCATTCAAGAAAATCTAGCATCAAGGCCTAACATGAAGAAAGTCATGTTAATGCTTGAAGGTTCTGTTGAAGTATCAATTCCTCCTGACCCTTTTTCGTTTGTCGATTCTATTTAG
- the LOC125841384 gene encoding G-type lectin S-receptor-like serine/threonine-protein kinase LECRK3, with protein MTYFTKYLLVLVLLIFPLHILAQTIPLGSSLIANDETTPWLSQSGDFAFGFKKIQSQNQFLLCIYYAKIKDATIVWHANDGNLVPRGSIAELNPQKGLILRAPKGKMIIWSTGRIGSNVAYAVMNDTGNFVLVGFDSSVLWESFRYPTDTLMPTQILEINNKLVARKSESFFVPGRFYLRMLSDGNLVLVTQSKPTNFDYDAEYYNSHTSDSGDEANSGYRLVFDEFGSVYILKRNNQRLVLTPPNVPSISENYHRLSLDFDGVLTHYYNPKSTGDQKWSTLWSLPDNICLAILEDVGSGVCGFNNVCNLGENQRPYCECPKGYSLIDPNNKYGSCKPKFVPSCDEFGQGNPEELYDFDVVTDVDWPLSDFERIYPSAEEECKKACLEDCFCAVTIYRSNSCWKKKLPLSNGRVDTSLNVKAFLKIRKV; from the coding sequence ATGACATACTTCACAAAATatcttcttgttcttgttcttctCATCTTTCCCCTGCATATTTTAGCACAAACTATACCATTAGGCAGCTCTCTCATAGCAAATGATGAAACAACACCATGGCTTTCTCAATCTGGAGATTTTGCATTTGGATTCAAGAAAATTCAAAGTCAAAATCAGTTCTTGCTTTGCATATACTATGCCAAGATTAAAGATGCCACCATAGTTTGGCATGCAAATGATGGTAACCTCGTGCCACGAGGCTCTATCGCGGAGTTAAATCCTCAAAAGGGACTAATTCTCCGCGCTCCTAAAGGGAAAATGATCATTTGGAGCACTGGTCGGATTGGTTCTAATGTTGCTTATGCTGTCATGAATGATACTGGAAACTTTGTTCTTGTTGGGTTTGATTCTTCAGTTTTATGGGAAAGTTTTCGATATCCGACTGATACCCTTATGCCTACTCAAATACTAGAGATTAACAACAAGCTTGTTGCTCGAAAATCGGAGTCTTTCTTTGTTCCTGGTAGATTTTATCTTCGTATGTTGAGTGATGGGAATTTGGTTCTTGTTACTCAATCCAAGCCAACGAATTTCGATTATGATGCTGAGTATTACAACAGTCATACTTCTGATTCAGGAGATGAAGCCAATTCTGGTTATCGATTGGTATTCGATGAGTTTGGTTCAGTTTACATTTTAAAAAGGAACAATCAAAGACTTGTGTTGACACCTCCCAATGTTCCTTCAATTTCAGAAAATTATCACAGGCTAAGTCTTGATTTTGATGGTGTTTTAACTCATTATTATAATCCTAAGAGTACGGGGGATCAGAAGTGGAGTACTCTTTGGTCTTTGCCTGATAACATATGTCTAGCAATTCTTGAAGATGTTGGAAGTGGAGTTTGTGGATTCAACAATGTATGCAATCTAGGTGAAAATCAAAGACCATATTGTGAGTGTCCAAAAGGGTATTCGTTGATCGATCCAAATAATAAGTATGGAAGCTGCAAACCAAAATTTGTTCCAAGTTGTGATGAATTTGGACAGGGAAATCCTGAAGAATTATATGATTTTGATGTGGTGACAGATGTTGATTGGCCGTTATCAGATTTCGAGAGGATTTATCCTTCTGCTGAAGAAGAATGCAAGAAGGCTTGTTTAGAAGATTGTTTCTGTGCTGTTACTATTTATAGAAGCAATAGTTGTTGGAAGAAGAAACTTCCATTGTCAAATGGGAGAGTAGATACCTCTTTGAATGTAAAAGCTTTCcttaaaataaggaaagtttga